The stretch of DNA AATTGCCCATTATTGGAAGATAAACTTTGTTGGTCAAATGTTGATCTTACTGTACATAGTAAGGTACGTTGTTTAATTGTTTATTACTTAATTGTTTAGTACAGTAAGTTGCACTTTGGACTAGATCACTAGATGATAAGTTTATCATTTTGGTACTTTGAACTGGTCCACTGAACCCAGTGATGAGAATCTAGGGTTTGCAATATATATTGCGAGGCAAGATTTTTCAGGAAGGCTGTGccatgggattttttttttttttgaaagatttgatAGTTTTTAGAGAAAGGTGTTTTCTATGAGTATATGTTCTTCAGTTCTAAACGTATGCCAAAACAATTTCAAGCAATTAGTTAAGTTCCATGCATAAACTtgaagtttttttatttaatcaaGAAATTATGAATTACCGAGTAAAGGTCCTATATGTGCAAGAAGACACGAAAAGTTGAAACTGGCATTTTACTAGTTGCGGGTTGTGATTTGCATTGTGAATAATCATGCATGACAAGTACAAACTGTTAATAATACTCAAGTGCTTATTTCACTCTTTCTGGAGTTCACCAAGATATGCTTTTTATATAAAAAGAGTTGAGAACAATCAGTAGTAGTAACATACTTATTAGACTGGTGGGTTGAAAGGTACGATAACTATATTAAGTTGGCCTTAAAACTAAACGTGCTGTTTAGTGTGCCCAAAAATAAATGACCATCTTTTCCAAACTTTAGACACAAAGGCCGCCATTTTGCAAACGTGCCCTTCTATCCTTTTGCCGAAGAGAAACACAGCACTACGTGCCCAAAGTTTGGGCGCGAAGGGACGCCATTTTTGCATCATGTATGACACCATTGTAGCCCTGGTATTATATACGCCGCCGCTCCGGAAAGAGGGAACCGAGCTTCTTTAACCACCCACCGCCCGCCATTATCATCTCGCTCCATCCCCTTCGCTTCTCTCTCTCCTTGCATCTCGCCGGCCAGCCGTGTGCTGCTGCTCTCTGTCTCTGCGTGCGCCCGCCGACAGGCCAAAAGCCGAAGCCTTCCGCAGCAGCCTCTGGTGTGCGCattggagcggcggcgccggcgggggaaTTAATTGATCCATGGCAGGCCTCGGGTACGAGGAGACCGAGCTCCGGCTCGGCCTGCCCGGCGGCGGGAGCGACGCCACCGGggacgccgcggccgcgaggAAGCGGTGCTTCGAGGAGACCATCGACCTCAAGCTGAAGCTGGAACAGCCGGCGTCGTCGCCCGCGGCGCGCGTCGAGAAGGAAGCAGAGGAGGACGgtgaggccgaggaggaggcggtggcggcggccgatgTCGTCGCGGCCGCGTCGCCGGCAGCGTCCGCCACCGGCGGAGCTGGAGGTAACAATATGAAGAGGTCGCCGAGCCAGAGCAGCGTGGTCaccgccgacgacgacgcgcaGCCGGACCCTGAGAAGCCTCGCGCGCCCAAGTACGTCGCGCCGCCCTGCTCCATTGCTTCTAGATTTCTCTTCTCGTTCCGGCCGGCCTCTCAAGCATATAAATTGAAGCGAATTTTACCCATTTCGTGCCTGACACCACCTATATGTTTGAATTCATAGCTACAAAATTTATGCATTCCGCCACGCAAAAGGTCACCTTTTTGGGTCTGTGTGTTTTGGGGTCATTTGGGTGTTGACGATTAGACTGGACACGCTCGTACACCCGTACAGTGCCGGCGTGATGGACGAACAGCAAGAACAGCGCAGAGAATAAGACAGGCGGGCACCATGTGGGGGCACGGACCGGGACACCCCAGCTAGCTTGCCATGCTGCCGAcacgattttttttcaaaaaaaaactcgtTTGATTCCGAAAAGAATTAAAAGAATCTTCCATTCATTCCCTGCAAAATGTTTTTGTTTTTCACAACTCGATCATGCATCCTTCATTACCAGAAACTGTGTGGATCATGAACGCGTTTGTGATCTGTCTGATGGCGCTCGCAGGGCGCAGGCGGTGGGGTGGCCGCCCGTCCGGTCGTCCCGCAAGAACATCTTCTCCGTGCAGAaaaccggcggcggcaaggacgacgacggcaagtccggcgccggcgcggcggcggcgttcgtgAAGGTGAGCATGGACGGCGCGCCGTACCTGCGCAAGGTGGACCTGAGGATGTACGGGAGCTACCAGGAGCTGTCCAAGGCGCTCGAGAAGATGTTCAGCTCCTTCACCATCGGTAAGTGTACTGCACGTACACCTCCCATCCGTATGTACGGTCGCTGACATGTACGGTGGTTGGTTCGGTTCGTCCGATCCTTAGCTGTCTGTCTTGGCTGGCGTTGTCCCATCACGGGGACGTATACGTACGGTGTCGGCGTGTACGTATTACGTATATCCAATCCAGCTGTACGACGGGATACGGCTGACCATACGATTTGTCAGTTGCTTAATCAAGAATAACCGGACAGATACGTTCATACCAAGATAAGGTTTTTCATAGAGTTCAACTTGCATTGATCCATGAGTCCATGATTTGCACATGCAACCTCCGCCAGTACTTCTGCTTTCTTCGATTCTCTGCATTTCTGCCCTCATGATCTAGAGCTAATGCATGTCGTGCTGCAATAATTAGTAGTAATCATGATCTAGATCTAATGCATGTCGTGCTGCAATAATTAGTAGTAATAATGTTGGTCCAATCCATTCTTTTCTCCAGGCAGCTGCGGCGGGTCCCAGGGGATGCAGGGTATGAACGAGTCCAAGCTGGCGGACCTGCTCAGCGGCTCCGAGTACGTGCCCACCTACGAGGACAAGGACGGCGACTGGATGCTCGTCGGCGACGTGCCCTGGGAgtaagcgccgccgccgccgcttgatTTCTCTGACTGATCAGCGACACAACCCGAATGTTCTTACCATCCAAGTCTCTCCTCCTCTGGGAAACTGCAGGATGTTCGTGGAGTCGTGCAAGCGCCTCCGGATCATGAAAGGATCGGAAGCCGTCGGCCTCGGTCAGTCCCTGACTCACAAAACACTGCCATGTTCATGTTCTACCTGCCACTGACATGTTCTTCACCCACTGACACGTTCTTTCTGTTGTCTGGGCTGTTAATTTCTTCAGCGCCGAGGGCGATGGAGAAGTGCAAGAACAGTTGCTGAGGAAGGCACACATCATCGCAAGCGTCCGGCCTGTATTAACTGCAAGGATGATGGATACGCGTCTGCCCGTCTCTGTATCATATTAATGTTGTTGTTGATCGAGTTTACTGCCCTGAAAGCCTGTGTCGATCTCTCATCGTCGTCTCAGTCAAGGCGTGTTCATGTATTAGTCTGTTCTTTCTCGTTCTTTTAGGGATTCCATGCTTGTATTGTTGTTGCGGTTAAGTTTCATCTTGTTATATGaagtatatatatacacacgtaACAAAGATGGTGTGATTATTGATCGACATGCGCTTTTTGCATACCGGCCTCTTCAACTTGAATACTTTTTTTTTACAGAAAATGTGATTAGCAATTGCCTGATCTTCAGGTATGCCGTGCCATCTTCagagaacaacaagaacaaataAAAACAGAGAGAAGGGATCAGATCAGACATGGCCGCGGTTTGTCTAGCATCAACGTTCAACATTATGACGCTTTCCGCAGCAGGACGGAGTGCTCAATTATCAAGCCGTTTAGCTGCCGGATTGCTTGGTGTCTTGATCCAGTATTAATGATGAGAGGCATTATATTCTTCAGCGCTTTCTGCGTGACTGCGTCTGCAAGAAATTAAACAGGGCCAATGCTTGCGGTGCGCACACAGCCGAGCATCTCCAGGGTTTGTGTATATATAGATGCCTACCATGCATGACTAGAGGAAGGAGCAGGCCATGTGCATCCAGATACATAGACATACTCCAGAGGACCATGTTTAAAAATGCTAAGTACATTTCAGTTGCTAAGAACTTGCTTTGTTCATAAGAAATACATTATGAACATCCATAGTGCTTCTTTTTCTAAAAGTCTGgatataatttattatgcactgcaactaaaactaaaacactcaagaagaaatcaaatcaccaataaaaaaattaagaatgaaATATTCAcatttaaaataaatattaaatattTTAGTTACTTTCGGCAAATACCGAAAAGATATATTTCTATATAAGGTATTCATTTCTCTCCTGAGTCATGTCAAAAAAATACACCATAGAAAATgacaatagaaaaaaaaataagatgGCACCGTCTGTACTTCTAGGACAAAACAATTATAATAACATGTCTAAACATAAATATTAGCATCAATTACTCTGAAGTAAAAAATCATAAATATTAGGATAAAGAACTAGGTACCCGCGCAAATACCTTGCTAGTTATGTTAAAAACATAGTCTTACAGAAGTCGATCTTACATAATCTTATTTCTACCTGGAAGcccttttttttataatttgtaAAGCGATATGGACCTAGTGGAATATGTAACCAACAATATTGGGCCTTTTatcaaaagaaaataaattattGGGCCTAAAGAGAGCATGATGTTCTATAGGCTTAGTTTAGACAGAGTGGCGCAGACGTGTAGCCCATTTAGGTCCTGAGGCATTTGGTCCGAGGCGGGCACGAAGGGAATGCCACGCGGTTGTCGCCGCCGCAGGCGAGGCGTAGCGCCAGCAAccggcggcgcgtgggtgcGCCGCTCGGCCGCGTCGAGCTCGCAACCGTCAAGCATGCGGCGGGCGGGTAGCAGCACTCAGGAAGGGGAGGAGGGGTCGAGGGGAGGGTGAAGGGCTGTGTATGACAAGTGGCCCCCACGAAACGGTTGTTAACGAAATAGCACACGTtccttatttttttgaaaaagacaCCTTCCTTATTTGACAGACGTCGTTCGTTGTATCATTGTGCTGCCATCAGCGGTGTACGGTCTAAGTTGGTCGACAAACTTCCCATGGAGTTCCTTGTCGGCTACAATCTCTTGCTGCTTCAGGGCATTCGCCACGAAGACCCCTTCGGTTTCTTCCTCCAGCGTGACGGCACGGACCGCGCTCGTGACGCCATGGTGGTCCAAGGACCCGCTGGTCTCGTCCCTCGGCACCTGCAACCCCACCTTCTTGCCCTCCATGAGGCGCGCGCGTTTGGCGCTGTTGGGAACGCCACCTTCGGCCCCTGCGCCGAAGGCCCGTGACAGTCAAGATCGACGAAGCCTGGAACGCTTCGTCAACCTG from Panicum virgatum strain AP13 chromosome 9K, P.virgatum_v5, whole genome shotgun sequence encodes:
- the LOC120650311 gene encoding auxin-responsive protein IAA30-like isoform X2, with translation MAGLGYEETELRLGLPGGGSDATGDAAAARKRCFEETIDLKLKLEQPASSPAARVEKEAEEDGEAEEEAVAAADVVAAASPAASATGGAGGNNMKRSPSQSSVVTADDDAQPDPEKPRAPKAQAVGWPPVRSSRKNIFSVQKTGGGKDDDGKSGAGAAAAFVKVSMDGAPYLRKVDLRMYGSYQELSKALEKMFSSFTIGSCGGSQGMQGMNESKLADLLSGSEYVPTYEDKDGDWMLVGDVPWEMFVESCKRLRIMKGSEAVGLAPRAMEKCKNSC
- the LOC120650311 gene encoding auxin-responsive protein IAA30-like isoform X1 gives rise to the protein MAGLGYEETELRLGLPGGGSDATGDAAAARKRCFEETIDLKLKLEQPASSPAARVEKEAEEDGEAEEEAVAAADVVAAASPAASATGGAGGNNMKRSPSQSSVVTADDDAQPDPEKPRAPKNCVDHERVCDLSDGARRAQAVGWPPVRSSRKNIFSVQKTGGGKDDDGKSGAGAAAAFVKVSMDGAPYLRKVDLRMYGSYQELSKALEKMFSSFTIGSCGGSQGMQGMNESKLADLLSGSEYVPTYEDKDGDWMLVGDVPWEMFVESCKRLRIMKGSEAVGLAPRAMEKCKNSC